In Artemia franciscana unplaced genomic scaffold, ASM3288406v1 Scaffold_692, whole genome shotgun sequence, a genomic segment contains:
- the LOC136043509 gene encoding uncharacterized protein LOC136043509 — protein MSSEYPNLEPIQCVGKEIRDRSVKPPFHPYIFPKILLSNVRSLINKLEEVELCLKNELVDIACICESWSATEDVVAFEGYDTYFKPRMTPNDISVTHGGGVGIICRSSIRNRVLTFSNIPNKHGFEVLWLWCRPKKLPKEVASLVICVVYYPPRGPYRKDLVNYLQNCTDNVRSLYPNAGIIMCGDFNDLDAKWLSNSLSLKQVVNVPTRGLSDHLCVAWTPNHFIPNRQINSVVYRPFSPELVNLYKNWLTDRDWRDILSLSDGDKMASLFCKELFEKYCEIFPQKKIYVKSNDKPWITREIRNLIKVRNELHLIGSVKYFKRVRNLIVYKIRCSRKQYGSKIISKIHKSNPRKFHDLVQNIIGKKVTRVEVRDVNGKPLLPSEINNFFASVCKIHPQLRKLPPNDSVSNIPILEICSVAKKLKALHSRKSSYPSEIPIKLIIDCADLLSTPLTAIFNQCFIDGVFPCIFKQAYVTPIPKCKAPKDIIEMRPISKTPALSKVFESFIFDCLFEDINDNIDPQQFGFGSGHSTVHYLVALLDTILKHLENNGAYVEALFADIVKAFDSLDHNVVVEEAKAMGARPFVVRMLASFLFERSQCVQLPDHEPSEFDETTDGSTSNVTASIIMQPNFDILVEKEFSLKQKWNRDPFSFIFKP, from the exons ATGTCTTCCGAGTACCCCAACTTGGAACCGATTCAATGTGTTGGCAAGGAGATTCGAGACCGCAGCGTAAAGCCCCCCTTTCATCCCTATATATTTCCGAAAATACTATTATCAAATGTCCGGTCACTTATAAACAAATTAGAAGAGGTTGAACTTTGCTTGAAGAATGAACTGGTTGATATTGCTTGTATCTGTGAATCATGGTCCGCGACTGAAGATGTTGTAGCATTTGAAGGATATGATACCTATTTCAAACCTAGAATGACACCCAATGATATTTCAGTAACACATGGTGGTGGTGTTGGTATTATTTGTCGATCGTCTATAAGAAATCGagttctcactttcagtaataTACCAAATAAGCATGGTTTTGAAGTATTATGGTTGTGGTGCAGGCCTAAGAAGCTTCCCAAGGAAGTGGCATCACTGGTGATATGTGTTGTTTACTATCCGCCCCGTGGCCCCTATCGTAAAGACCTTGTGAATTACTTACAGAATTGCACTGACAATGTACGATCTTTGTATCCTAATGCTGGTATCATAATGTGTGGTGACTTTAATGACTTAGATGCCAAATGGCTAAGTAATTCACTATCACTTAAGCAGGTTGTGAATGTGCCCACAAGAG GTTTGAGTGATCACTTGTGTGTTGCTTGGACACCCaatcattttatcccaaatcgaCAAATAAATAGTGTGGTGTACAGGCCTTTCTCACCTGAACTAGTAAATCTCTACAAGAATTGGCTCACAGATCGTGACTGGCGTGATATTCTCTCATTGTCTGACGGTGACAAAATGGCAAGTTTATTCTGTaaggaactatttgaaaaatactgtgaaattttcccacaaaaaaaaatatatgtgaaatcTAATGATAAACCATGGATTACTCGAGAGATTCGGAATCTGATAAAAGTGAGGAACGAATTGCATTTAATTGGATccgtaaaatatttcaaaagagtaagaaatttaattgtatataaaataagatgttctCGTAAGCAGTATGGGTCTAAAATAATTAGCAAAATACATAAATCCAACCCAAGGAAGTTCCATGACTTAGTTCAGAACATTATCGGGAAAAAAGTAACCAGAGTTGAAGTGAGAGATGTCAATGGTAAACCCCTGTTACCTAGTGAAATTAATAACTTTTTTGCAtctgtttgtaaaattcatccgcaactaagaaaattaccaccgaatgattcagtttcaaatatccCTATACTAGAGATTTGTTCAGTTGCTAAAAAGTTAAAGGCACTTCATTCTCGTAAATCTAGTTATCCTAGTGAGATAccaattaaattgattattgattGTGCTGATCTTTTATCTACTCCTTTAACGGCAATTTTTAACCAGTGTTTTATTGATGGTGTTTTcccatgtatttttaaacaggcATATGTAACGCCAATCCCCAAATGCAAGGCACCTAAAGATATAATCGAGATGAGGCCGATTTCGAAAACTCCAGCTCtctcaaaagtatttgaaagttttatttttgattgtttatttgaggacataaatgataatattgatCCCCAACAATTTGGATTTGGATCCGGGCATAGTACTGTTCATTATTTGGTTGCATTATTGGATACTATCCTTAAGCACTTAGAGAATAATGGGGCCTATGTTGAAGCATTATTTGCAGACAtagttaaggcttttgatagtcttgatCATAATGTAGTTGTGGAAGAAGCAAAGGCTATGGGTGCCCGTCCATTTGTTGTACGAATGCtagctagttttctttttgaaagatctcagtgtgtccaacttcctgatcatgagccatctgaattt GATGAGACAACTGACGGCTCAACGTCAAATGTTACAGCAAGCATCATTATGCAACCAAATTTTGACATCCTTGTAGAGAAAGAGTTTTCTCTGAAGCAAAAATGGAATAGAGACCCTTTTTCTTTCATCTTCAAGCCTTAA